The Osmia bicornis bicornis chromosome 11, iOsmBic2.1, whole genome shotgun sequence genome includes the window AACAGGAGATGGTTTCGACGCCGTGATCTGCTTGGGAAATAGTTTTGCTCATATGCCGGATAGTTTTGGCGATCAAAGGGAACAGAGGTAAAACTTAATACCATCAATTGACTGTGGATTATTCAGACTATTTTGTTTGAAGTTTTTTTCTAATTTGGTTACTGTCTGCAGGCAAGCGTTGCTAAATTTTGAGCGTTGCGTGAAACCAGGTGGTTTATTGTTAATCGATCACAGGAATTATGATTATATCATTGAAACTGGCAACATACCTCCAAAATGCATATATTACAACGCAAGTATCTTTGTTTTCTGTTTTCTCTTTCTAATTGATATATTTCTCGTTTGAATTGGCTGACTTTGACAGTTGTGAAACTCATTACAGAGCCAACACATGACAAATATTAAAGCTTCGGTGCTGTTCGTCTCAGGGAAGCCAGCGATCGTCACCCTAGACTATATGATTACATTGGACGATAACGAGGAAGAACAAAATGAAGGGAACGTAAGCGAGTTTAGACTCTCTTATTATCCACATCGATTAAGCGTCTTCAGAGACATGCTGGACGAGGCGTTCCACTATAGGGCCAAGCATACCATTTACGCTGACTTCAAGGCTCTCGAAGAGGCGAAGAATCCTGGTTTCTATATTCACGTGATGGAAAAGCCAGTTTAAAAACGTTTTCTGCAAAATTCTGATCGTTTCCGGCGTCAAGAGCGGTTCATAATCGGAGTCACTATTGCATCTGACGCTTCATGGGAAAACAAAACACCATCGCGCAATCCTTGCTTAGTCTACGATTTACGTTATAAGCTTCATTTGTGCATTTATTCAAAAGTTCGTGGATCAAAGGTCCTCGAGCTCTTGTCAAGGATTAACCTTGGAATCTATTGTAGCTTCTTGGGCTTACATTTTGCAACATgactttttacttttattgtACTTTTTTATACCAATAAAAAATCTCACAACTTTGTTTGCAGTTTCTTTTGTTATAGCACATATTCTTCTTATAGTACTACAAGTCAGACAAAATCAGCACAAGaccaaaaaattataaaaataattatctgACATATATTTTGAGAAGACCGCCAAAGTTCGACCActgcgccatctatacaaaagcggcggaaactactcaataaattaccgacttatcgactgAACTTCCGACAGTCGGTAATCGACCCTTTGGCTGTCGGTAAGTTATCGAATAGTTTACGCTGCTTTTATATAGATGGCGCAATGGTCGATTGCTTGAGGTGTTTGACTGACTTTATATGAATTTACTGTAATGATATGTACCACTTATTGCTGTTCCGGATCTATGAGCTTGTATGGAGCTTACGatcctttttcaataaatacaaaatccGAAGCACCGGTGATGCTGTTTGCAAATATCGACATTATGGAatcggggtgtcagggaccccgatgcaTGGATGGCGCTCTCCACGTACCGACGTATGACatccggggtgtcagggaccccgtaCCTAAAATGTGCGACCCATAGactttttatagaaaaattgaaacctcTGTAACTTTTGACTCCGACCACTTAGCCGCACAAACGCAACGGTTTTGAACTAGTTTCAGTGAGATCTGAAACTCTAACCCTAGTAATTCTCAAGTTGAAATGTAACACGGACGGACGTCTTTGCGCTTTACATGTATTGTGAAGTATGACTTGGCCGAAAGTTCGACTCTTAATAAAgggaagaatgaaaaaaaaaagagaaaggatCGCACAAGGATCGATTCAAAATGCGTATACGCAAGAGAGAGCAGctgtttaaattttaaactttttttattataagttCGAAAGCAGCTTTCCTTTGAGTATTCTAGCCAGGCTTCATTCGATGCTACAATTTGATCTCTCGATGatacgattttttttttattattactatttctgaGCGGTCGTCGACGACATGTTCTTGCATAAATGGTTCCATGCTTCTAGAAGAAACTGGGCAAACCAGCTAACATGTAACATGTTTGCTCGATCTTCACGCTTTGGCTTAATCCTAGATGTTGTACTTGAATTTGTTACCTCAGCATCGATACTTTCTTCGACTCGatctctcctttttttttttaaactctATACCTGTTTTAGTAACGAGTCATCATCCTCGCTACTTGCTCACCAAATTTCCTAAAATAAGTAATACACTTATTCTAACTGTCTTCCATCGCATTTTTACTCTAGTCCATCAGAAAGTTCAAAAGTGAGCTAGCGGAGGGACAGATAACAAAGTGAAATCCTAAAAGCAGTATCCTTCTAAGTGGTAAGAGAGGGATTTCAAACTCGTGCCACTTAGAAAGTTAATTACATGTACATAATCATGAATTTTTCACTGACCCTGAAACCTTCAGCAATTTGCAAGATATCCTTTATCGAAATTGTTCAAAGTCTCTGTGGAAGTAGATATTTACAGAATCGTTGGATGGATCAGCTTACGAGGAAATATTTCAGGGTCAGGATAGTTAAAAGTAAGCGATTATGATGTGAATTTCAATCGAAGCTGAGGTCTCGTACGATCCTCTACGATGGTCGTCGACGATCGctcgaaattgaaaatgaCAAGAACAAGAACGTTGGCGAGGATCATTCGTGTTCGTCGCGTTTATTTCATTTGCGTACGAGAGTTCGCAATAGATCGGCTCGTCGAGCCACGAGCGCCACGGAAACCTGATCCTAATCTACAATCCCAACGATATCAATTCGTCCAGCATGATTAACGATCtcttttcaatattcttcTCAACGTCAATCGATGTTAATTCGTTAATTCGTACTGTTGGATGCCtgattttgtttttcattttggCTATCTCCCGAAACATAAACCACGATTCGATTTCGTAAAGTTAagatcaaattttatttcaagttTAATCGCAATACTATAACCAATTCTccgattttttatttcattgaatcattttagaattttgtacaaaattcaaaaagttGACGACTAAAGAAACTAGGAAAGAAAGTATTCTCTTGTAGATGAATTTCGAATTCGAATTTAGTTCTATCTCGAACATCGAACAGTAcgttgatcgatcgatcgatattCCGTGACGCTCGACAATCGAAGAGCGCTACCGGAAGTGACAAGGACAGAATTTACAAGGCCGAGGATTGATTACAGTGCAACGAATTGCCCATATAGAAAAATGGACGAAGTGTTAGTTATAGCAAAAATTTGTCCCCCCCTCCCTCCCGCCCCTCCCTCTTCTAAtcataataatcataataataataattatatatatattttcttctttatttctttgttaTTTCGTCGGATAGCTATTATAGACTCTCTCTTCGATCATTTTCACAAAAAATTCAACACGATCACGGCTTCTTCGATCGTCGTAGCGATCACTGTCGTCGTCTGTGCAAATGTGTGTTTGAttttggaaaaaatatttgtatacaAGTTTTTACAATAGTCATACATACGGTAATTGGAAAAAACATGTACATACGattatatcatttatattcaggATCATCTGATTATCAAATGAGAAGAGATCAGAGGATTAATCCTAGAAAAGCCGAAAAAAGTAAGGAGTTTCGTTTATTTGATTAAGACCGACGACTCGTGTCGCGACGCGGTTTTCATTTTAGAATAACAGCGCGATATAGTCAATTTATTGCGATGTAgctgatatatatatatacacacacacatacacacacacacatatcGATTTCGTGGTCGTAtatgtaataatgatatcagCTACATATATAAAATCGTAATATCACATGTTTATATctgtttctcttctttctaAATCTTGGGCGCTCCTCGACAGTTTCATCGCCGATGTACTACAATTTCTTCCTCAGTTACCGATTGAACGCGAGTGGGTTTTGTCGTTGCATCGTCGGTAATGTGGATCGATCCACATGGAAACTCGTCGTCCCTGTTCCAACGAGTCGAATTTTTCTCTTGAACTTAATTGTTATAAAGTTTTTATTCAGTAAAAGTCTGCTGTATAGCAATCTGtgtaaaaatttatggaaaaagaaaaaaaaaaatggaatgCTCCTTCCATTGGGAATCGAACTCTGGTCCCCCGCGTTGTAGGCAACCACCTTGTACCCAACGCCAAAACGTAATCGTGAAACCTAACCCCTACGGTTAATGCTCACGCGTTATCGCGTGTTAGGACTAGTTCTATAAGGTAATCGCTTACAACGCGGAATTTATAGTACGTGCAAGTTATAAATTACTCAAAAAAATCACACCGTTTTCCGGTGGATACTCAGAGCCAATACGAAGGTTGAGAATGTTCGGTTGTACGTGTATAAGAGGATGAAAAATTTATCAGTCTTTAGCGTTTTAAAAAGTTGAAAGATGTACCGTTGACAGAGTAATTGAACAGGGACGAAGGAAACGTGCGCGAAAAGAGAAACTCTTAGGTTTCGATACTTCGAACAAcgtgatcgatcgatcgataccACGACCGAACGGATTCGTTCTTCAGCACTTTTAACGTTTCTTGTTAAAAGTATAGAAACTACGATAGAGCCAGCTATATCGTATCCGTCGCTAAAAACCTAATTAACAAAGTCCTCATAACTGTTCGATAATTCATTActttttctgtttttccttctttatatatatatatccaTCTCTTCGTTTTAACATGAGATTATAACTATATTTTTCGCTCGTATTCTCAAACATACTCACTCACTTTACATTCACTCGCTATCGTCTCTGCGCTTTTTTgcataatatttataatatttacacGGATCGATGTTTTTGTCAGCGCGTTTGCAACGTTCATGAATTATCTCTTTCCTTCGTTCTTTCGTTGTTGACATATTAGAACTGTATCTTTCTTTatcaattttgatttttaagaaTCGCTAATTGAACGCCAATTATCTCCATCCCATTTGCACCGTGTAAAATGATACGT containing:
- the LOC114880987 gene encoding glycine N-methyltransferase: MMDSVFRTRSLGTAAEGVRDQYADGRAAKVWEVFIGDTKQRTQNYRDFLVGLLREKGCHRILDVACGTGVDSVMLLEEGFEVVSVDASDKMLKYALKSRWERRKEPAFDNWVIEEANWLTLPKDIHHLTGDGFDAVICLGNSFAHMPDSFGDQREQRQALLNFERCVKPGGLLLIDHRNYDYIIETGNIPPKCIYYNSQHMTNIKASVLFVSGKPAIVTLDYMITLDDNEEEQNEGNVSEFRLSYYPHRLSVFRDMLDEAFHYRAKHTIYADFKALEEAKNPGFYIHVMEKPV